A region of the Drosophila subpulchrella strain 33 F10 #4 breed RU33 chromosome 3L, RU_Dsub_v1.1 Primary Assembly, whole genome shotgun sequence genome:
CCCTGCAGGCTCGCTTTGTCGCCATTTTGCATTTACATGCCACGCTCAACGCCTTTCAATAGGCACACCCCCACATCCAGTTTCCTCACAAGGAGTGCGCACATTACTCggcattacgtatacgcagtgGAGCGCCTGGCCAGCCGCACGGAATGTAAACAAGCGGCAGCAGCCTCGTCAGCTGTGGGGAGTGACTTTCGTTGTGGGAAATGCCGCCAGTGTCTGGGCAACGTCTTTTGTGCCTTTTCTGcttattcaaaataaattaaaaatggaagaggAAGTGGTTTGCTGTGGGGGGAGTCGCTCGGGGAATGCAGCCAGCCATCGCATAATTATGAACTTGAAAATTCCTCAGGACGGGGGATAATGCAtaattattcaaataaaaGACGCTGCGTTTTCGCCGCCCACTCACTTTCTCCGCCAGCATCTTGAGACACGTCGAGTGGTTCAATCCTTTTGGGGACCGCTGTCCCCCATCCAATCCAAATTGAAATCCCAACAGCAGCAGGATTACTCCatatgaatttttaattggAGTATTTTTGGAATGCAAGTGAGAGTTGGCGGCAGAAAAGGAAAACTTtgataaattatatatacCCAAGACTATTCcaaattcatatttcattcgaCAGCTTTGCCAGGGAGGTTTGGGGTCTTAGGGCTTGGGTTTCGGGTCTTCCGCTGCAGCTCCACCCGGATGATAAGTCATTCAACTGTGTGAGGCGAAGGATCTTGTGACGTGCCTGGCATCTGGCTGCCTTTGCCGTACACTTGCCGTATTTGGCTGCAACGGTCTTGTTGTTGCCCGAGGTCATTGCAATTTTGTGCTGCGACACGAGAGTGTCTGCCACTCACACACCCACAGATCAAGTTGCCCCAcatcctgctgctgctgctgctgctcctcttTCTGGTGTATGAAAATTCATTTCAATTAGTGAAATGGTTTTGGGATTTGTACGGCAAACCAGCAGCGCGTTGAGCGGAGAGGGGAATGCACGTCACTTTAGTGGCATGCAACGAGCGAgttgcagcagcaggagcagcagcgcTTGTTGCAACTTTATTTACCTTTACGTGGGACATAACTTGTAAATAGAGATACAAGCGCGAGGGTTGCATGTGTGTAATTTTGTGGCGTGGGATTTGCGGCAGGATTAAGAGGCATGCGAGAAACTTACGGCGAACTCCCCGCCCCAGTGTCTTGAGGAGGCCGTTGAACTGCGGGCCCGATTAAAGGGACTGTTGGGGTAGCAGGCTGGGCCAAAAGTATGCCAAGGCAAcagatatttaaattttaatgcgGGAAACGAGAACAACTTTGTGTATTTGAAACTTTTTCCGTTCGCTTGTCGTTCCTGTGGCTGCTTTTTCTGCCCCGCAGCTTGTTTAGGCAACGCAACAAACTCGTTTTCCTATCCGGCCACATCTCTCCCTGGCCCTGCGCAGTTTTGCTTAAGTTGCTCCCCCGACGACACTTTTTTGACGCTGTTTTATCAGCGGACCGGCGGCAGTGGCAGCGGCAACAATATAACGAAATTTATGCAACTAACCaaatgtttttgtttctgCATTTTTATCGCCCTAAACGTTTGTTGAAAAACACGACAGCGACTCATGTGGGAATGGAGCGACTGCTGTTCCAGAGTTTTATTTTCCCAAGTTCCACAGGGAGCTGGCTGACTTCAATGAGAATTCGCCAGCCGGGGACAGAGTCCTCGGCGAGAGAAAGCAGCGTCTTCCAGATACCCTTATGGTAATAGCCTTGACTTCTGCCAGCTCTTTGACCCCCAAAAGTGGACCGCACACACTCGAGCCCGGCAGCTGTATCGGTCAGAGAAATCTTACTTTCTTGAGCGGGAACGGAAAAGTTTTCTGGGAGCCAGACAGAGGGCAACATATTGTCGCACTCTATAAATTATGCGCATAACCAGAGAAACCCGAGCCGGGAGCCAGGAACCAAGAGCCAGTAGCCAGGAGCAGCCACCCCCAAGGATCCTTCGGTTTGTGGGACtcggttcggttcggtttcTGTCTCGAAAGAAAGAGAAACCAACCAAGCATAACTATTACAATGGCAAAAAGTTTAACTAGTCATGTGAAGGCTCTCCATCTCCAACTCCATCTCCACCTCCACTTCCATTTCCGCCCTGTTGGGTGGGTTTAAATTTACTATTATTGCTTTACCTTCTACATGTGTAATGGGCCTAGCCTGGTGGCAGGAAACCACAGCATTTGTTCGGGGAGTTTTGCACTTGGAGTCGTTCACACAAGGTGAGCTGGGGATGGGCTGGCTGCTTGGCTTCCTTAGTTATGGGCCTTAAAACTTGTCACACTTGTCAGCAAAAAGTTTCCAACAGCCCGAAGATGAATCGGCCCGGAGAAAGGGGTAACCAAAGTTTGGGAGCTCGACTGATGGAGGGATGAGGCAGGCGGATGACGTAACTGTGGTTATTTGCTAACCCAATCAGCATCGCAATTCTGAGCCAGCTGGGATTATCAATGATGGCTTTGGCCAATTATCGAATATTGTCGCGCCGGAAGGCAGAGAGCACGTGATTGATAAATGAGATTTAGCTTTTGCGGGGCCTAATTGTATGCAACGTGTGCAGGCACAGATAGGGGAACAGGACCCTCCCGAAGACAAGGACGCCGAGGCACACTCAGATAATCACAAACGACATAATCACAGCAATTAGGTGCATTAGTTTATGGTCAAGCAGCAGACACACAGAAGGGACAGGCCAACTGACAGGCGGACAAGCGGACAGATGGCCAATTGCTTTGCCCGGTTACGTCAGTTAGTTGGTCAGTTAGTTTGTCAGCTGGCCAAGCCGGCCACGCCCCAATTAGTTTGGGCCCACTGGCGCCGCCGCCCGAATCTCTGCGCCTCAGATTTGCTTACAATTGACAGCTGAGTGACATTTTGGACTTAGGCCGGGCTTATATTTTTCCCCTGCAAGACGAGCATCGAGTTGACATTCATTATTCAAATGTCGCACCCGCATGGCAGACATTCCGTAATCCCAGCTTAGTCTTTCATCACACAAACTGATTAGGCACAAGAGAACCTGACAACTGATGACCACAATTGCCGTTTAATTAAAGCCCAGGCAGTCGACAAATCTGGGTGGGCTACAGTGAAGCCCATGCGAGGTGGCAGGAGCAGGGTTTCGAGCAAAGAAGCTGTCATAATCATTGCGTTGCCAGTTTGCCCTGGGAAGGGGTTGTTTTCCCAGCGGGGAAGGTGGTAAGTACAAAGGTAGGCCTTCTCTATTATTCAGACCGCCCTCATTAAACATTGAACCAAATGCTTTTATGGGGAATAAACAGAGGTCGTCTGGGGAGGATAAGTTCACCTTGGGCTGATCGGAAAACTCGAGTCCTTCGACTCCATCTAAATTACAGCacttcgattgatgttcagtCGCATGTGAATGGGAAATTCGGAGCTAGGTGGGGAATTTATGCATCTGACAAACCTGTTAGGCAGAGTTATTTGAATAATTAAAACAGTTCTGCTGTTCTTTTTAACCATAATTAAATAGCTTAAAATTGTAGTGCGTTTGGCAGTTTTGGTTTTGTTGGTCTAACATACTTTTGTAGCTGTTTTTTCTCGCTGCCGCTCCACTGCAATACATTAGCCAATTCCGTTCCTCCataatttatttgaaatttattAGTTGGCTGATTGGTTTGTAATTAGCCGTCGGTGGGATTCGATTCATTTTTGTGGTCGGCCATCGAGAGTGCTGCAGGATCATTTAAAACCCATTTCGATTGGCCTAATCTTTGCCATCTCGGTGGGAGGCCTGTATCTAAGTGCATGCAATTTGTTTATTGGCGTTAAAGCCGTGCCCCAAACTCGGCAGCCGATTGCGTCTGACATTAATGCCTGCGACAACAACACCCCGCCTACTTTCGCACACATTTGTTAGCCAATAAACTTTTGACCTCATTTTGCCGGAGAAAAAGTAACACACACATAAACTAAATGCAGACGAGTGGGTGTGCGTGGGTGGGGCTGTGCAGAAGGGGAACCAACAAAATATTTGTGCTGCCAACCTGGGAGATTCCGCCTGGGCAGGTTTCGAATAAATAAAACACGACAAAAAAGAAGGCGGAAGTCCGGATCATAGAGAACGAGAGGAGCAAGCAAAATATTTGCACTCCCCGTGGCAGTCCAATGTTATTTCTGCTCTTGTTATTCTGTTGCTctggctgttgttgttgttgggtCGCCCACAGCAAGGATTATAAATTATAACAGCCTCACACGGTTATTTATGTCGAGTCGATGGGAAGGGTGTCAAACGGCCGGGGATATATCATCAATGCATGCGCTTAGTTGAGTGGAAATagctgcaaaataaaaactatgAGTCGGGCCCACTTTAAAGTGGAGCAGGGCGAGATGAAAGGGCCTTAAATCGCAGCCAGCCGCAGAATCCCAGCCCCACCCCCAGCTAAGCCAGAGATCTGCTTTGAAgcttttgatttatttgcttGATGGCAAATcattaatttgttttcagAGCCAAACCAAAAAGAAAGCGGGAACAGCTTAGCATGCTTTTCAGCTGCTGTCAGATTTCGGCCGACAAACAACCACCGCTCGAGCAAAAAGGCAGCCGAAAGaagcaaatttaaataaaacgcAAACCAACAAAATAATCCGACACATGCGCTGCCAAATGATTACCCAAGTCCTCGCCCCAAAACCCCCACCTAATCCTATGTGCAATGTCTTTCCTTTCCCTCTGTGGGTTTCTGTGTGTTTGCGCCGAATATAAAACCGGGAAATCACTTCATTTTATTGCACCAACAGAGAAAGCCGAAAGCTGACACTTCCAGTCGCAAAAAGGGCCCATCATTAAACGAAATTGAAGGATCTTAAATCGATTTTTCCGTTTAAAGGATACAAAAATGCTGGGTTACtttagagagagagagtgaacAAGTCGGGAAGTAATTTTTCTACGCTCGTGGGGGCGTCTTCGCGCCCTTGCGCTTCACGGCAGAACTCTCTTTGACCGTCCTTATGATTTGCTCCACCAGATCTGAATGGAGAGCCACCCGGGAGCTACCGTCAAAAAAGCGGTACTCGACCTCCTCCTTGAAGGTGACATTCGCCTTGCTATTCTCCTCGGAAGTGTCGGCGTTGATAAAGTTCTCGATGGACTCGGGCAGCCAGTGGGTATCCACGAAAACGTTGGATGACTTGGTCTCAAGGTCGTGCTTGCTCTGAACAACCGGTTCGCAGGGGCTCTTCAAATCCAGGAAAGGCTCAGGGATGTCCCTTCGCTTCCAGATTCCCTGCTTGTACTCCGGGCCGTACTTGGCCTTCATGCGCGCCTCCAGTTCGTCCAGTCTCGCCGGCGCCTTTCGGACCACTCGGTTCTGTGGGACAGTAGACCGACGTTAAAAGTTGGAGGTACAGGCACCTTCCTAAACTTACCACTCTCAGCACATATTTATACACCCCATAGCCGATGCCGGCCAGAAAGAGGGGAAAGCCCAGTAGCAGAGCCACGTTTAAACCGTTCAGCTCGGGATCGCTGACCACGTGGGTGACATTGACCGCTTCCACGGCGAAGGGGGGATAAAAGAATCGGATTACCTTGTAGGTGGCGTTGGCCACAATCTGCTGCGGAAAGGGCTTCCAAATGTCCACGAACTTCAACGACCAGTGGGCATCCTCCGGCGGCACAGTTATCTCCATACTCTCCGCTTTCAAAAGTacaaatgatttttaaaatatatatgatgTGTACAAAGGAATGTTACACCGAAACAGGCAACGTAGAATTTTTGAATCGTTCTGGTGCTGGCTCTACTTGTGACTGAGAATGCGACACTCTAGAAATGACTGATCCATCAAGGGCAACTCAATTAGGCCCGGGAATCCTGGAAACCCTTTAGCCAGACATAAATCATCGCCTACTTGGGAGTCTCGGAATGGCGTCATTGATTTATTAGCAGGACAAACGCTCGATTCGCTGCTAGGAAAAACCAGCGGCTGAAATGGCGGTGGAAGATGAAGCCGAAGTGGGAGCTGAGCAAAACCAGCCAAACCATCATCAGTCACCAGGCAAACAAACACGCCGACGACCCAAAGCGCAACGGCGTCATATACAAAAAGTGCTTGCATACATTACTCCGGAACCCATGAGCCGGAATAGATCTGGGACGAGGGACGTCGGATGTGGGATGTGGGACAGGGTGCCGAGTGGCAGCGGAAAGGACGCGTGCTCTCAGGCAGAAACACGTACAAGAAATCATGAAATGTTGCCGCCATCATACCGAAAATTGTACGGGTAACGTGCAAGCAATCAAAGTACATGGAGGCAGGACTCGGCTCGACTCAACTGCGGCAACTGGAGCGCCTCGACTTCGCCGCTCCTGTGCTCCTCGAGCAGCGCCCACACGTCTGATTTTTACTACACACGTGTGCTGATGTGACGTCGACAGGATTGCGACTGCCTACCGACAACACCAGCGGGCCTCTGCTCGGTCCTGGCCTCGTCGGTCCCAGATCCAGACCCAGACTCTAACTCTGGCTGTGACTGTGGCTCAGACTGAAACCAAGACCCAGTCTGGCCGAAATGTAAAGCATAGTTGACGCAGACGTGCCAAGCCCGACGTGGCTGTCGTAGAGGCTGCTTTTTGCTGTTTAAGTAAGCATGCAAATGTCACATGCAGTCGGTAGTCGGAAGTCGGTGGGATCGACAGGAGGGGACGGGATGTAGGCGGGGAGTGGAGAGTGGGCGTGATAAGCACTCTCAGTTATCAACGTGGGTATTGCTTGGTTTTCGGGCTTGCCTTTTCTTGCCCCTGCCACACATAAATGATGAGGTACACATTGCCTTGGGCTGAATTTAGTGATTTCCCCGAGCATGTGGCATACTTTTTATGCGGCTCCTCCACGTGAGCATAAGGAATTTCTGTTTATGGTTATTGATTCTGCCGAGCGGAGGTGGAGATAGTTTGAGTTATGGCCGTGGGCTGATTTGTGTCAGCAGGAAGTTTAAAAgaaattgttgcatactttcggGGCCCAAAGTGGATTACTCTGAGGGTTGCAGGAGGCCCGGCCCCCTGATTGAATTGGTTGGGGCGGGATAGAGATTGGCATTGGAGTGGCATGGATTGGATTGGATGGGGACCTGCAATCAAAAGCCTAGTTTAGTGCGGCCTCCCCCAAGCTCATCCTTATGGGTGGCGAACCCTCGTTCCACTCATAGTTTCGATCAAAAATTCATGGCATACCCGTACGTCGGAGAGGTGTCAATAACTTGGCTGCTCCACTGACACTTGCCGAGGAACCGTGTCTATGCCCGTACGTAATTTACAATTACCGCACGCACAGACAATTTATTTTCCAGCGCTAACAAATAAGCTAAACATTTTCGTGGCCAAGGGTTGTCTCGCTCCCAGGTGTATTGCAAATCAAAAAATCAGGAAGGGCTGGGCACGAACACACGCCCAGGCAATCAGTTAAATGTTTGTTGAACTCACCAGCGTCGAGGTCCTTAAGTTCTCGAGAACGCAGGACTCGAGGAGTCCCAGGGGCTTCGCGTCTCCGCTCTCGATGCGTTTTCTGCCCTTTGCCGAAAATTGAGTTTGTTTGGCGCCCAGAAACCGCAGAACCGAACAAAAAACCAGaggagcaacagcagcagcagcagctccgGAGAACGATGAAGCGGCAACTTGAAAAATCGCTTGTCGCAATGCGAGCGGAGTGACGGGGTAGACTCACGCGCAGACGTAGTGATTTGGCTTTAAAAAAGCAAGGAAAATTCCAAAGTTCCGGAGTAGGATGGACGGGAGTGGGGACTGAGGAGTGAGGAGTGAGGAAAGCTGCCACGTAATGAAACTGACAATTTAACTCACAGTCAGCCAGTTGTTTTGGATTTCAGTCTGGGTTCGACGGGAAGCCGGGGCTGTGTGCGTGCTGAAAAATCGTGTTATCGATTTAATGCGTTacaatatataagtatatataccCCTAGTGTGTGGAGGTAGAAGGGTTGGGTTTCGAAAAGGGTCGCTTGCCTTTGGCTTTGGTTTTTATCGTTCGCCTCTGTCTTTGTGACTGACTGACATTTTcgtgtttgtgtttgtttgcCAGTCTTGTCTTTTGACCGTTTCCACTCGCTCTCCACATTTCGCCTTTTCGGGCTGCAAAGGCATTTGATTAATTTGCAGCAGTTTTCAATTTGAAATTGCTTTAGTTTCCTGCAGTTTTTGCCATTCTCCTCACAGTGTGCAGGAATCGACAGCACTTTTGAGGCCACTCTCCCTTCTGCTTTCTCCAGCACTTTCTCCCCAAGCCGTCGGCtgcgtatgtgtgtgtgtttttgggTATGTGAAACGTTGAAAGCTTCTTATGGAATGTTAAGtgattttttattgaatttttaagCCCCACTTAGGCGTTGTCACTGGAAGTATCCCGGACCTTTTCCCGAATGTATCTCTCTATCTCACTTCCGCCCATCCTGCCAACTTGCTTACTAAATTAACAACCTTTTCTTGTTCTCTTTTTAGGTACGTATACGCAATTTTATGACTATGTCCTCTCGGGTGAGTGCAAGTAAAATCAGGGCAGATATCGGGGTCTTACGGGACTGAGATATCAGATAATGGGGAATCGCTTTTGTGCGTTAGACGGAGCTTTAACTCGTTCACACTTGCAGCAGCAAATGAGTACGCAAACAAAGCCGGCGGCAACAATGATCAAATTTAACGCGCTTTTTAAACCAAACAAAAGCAAATTGCAATGGCAGCGCCCACACACAGAGACCCAGACATTGCTGGCACAGACACATGCACAAATACGCACACAGCCCTCCCCCAGATGCACACATGCATACTAATTATGAGTATGCGCCGCACATTTAAgcaaatataaacaaaacgGTAACGACAACAAACAGGCGCTCGGTAGTTGGGAAATGCGGGGCTTGGGTGGGTCGGGCGGAAAGAAAGATGTAAATGCTGCACATGCTGCGGCTGCCGTCGAAGGAGATGGAACGTGCCATTGTGGACGCAGGGAACTTGATGAACTGCAGCTCCGACAGCTTATCGCATCGCCTCCCGATGAATGTGTGATTTCATGTGCTTATTGTTATCCTCGTTGTGGCCGCCGCTGCTCCAGCTATTGTGCATTACtgtgattattattattattaaaatgcaaatgagTCGTGCAGACTTGTCAAGCATTCGCATTCACCCATTGCCATTGATGAGCGAAGACAACGACTGAATCGGAGCGAGATGAAGGTGCACATCAAGTAATAAACATGCAAAATGCTTTAAGCGACGCGATTCGATGCACCGAACTGTTGGTCCGGTCATCATCATTTTTGCAGTCGGGCAGACGTCATCATCAATTGCTGGTTGGCTGCCCATTAACATAATTTCAATTTGCATAAAATGGCgttaaatattacattttggACAGCTGCCGCCTGCAGTGACTGACAAGAGCGCGGATTGTCGAGGGGCTGGCAGGTTCATTGAGCTAATTGCAGGTGCGAATGTGTCGCAATGAGCATTGCACGCCCCGCCAGACACGCAAGGCGACGAGGGGGTGAAGTGGGAGTGCCCTGTTGGCTTTGTTTGATGTTTAATTTAGATTGAATTTCTGCATAAATTATGGCGCGCaaaaatgatttcaaaattattGCTGGTTTGTTTGCGGTCAATTTGGACTGCAACTATTGCATAATTTGAGGCTTCGGGCCAATTAAACGGAGCCCGCACACACAAGCATTTCGAGAGCATTCAGCATTTATAGGGttgaattttttattgttgttgcagCGCACTCCGGCAATGGGGATTTTCATTTGGGCCCACCTCCAGGCAGGCAGGCTGCTCCATTTGCCACTCCGAGCTCCTTCCAGGCAATTTCCCCGAAAACGTCGACTGCCATGGCTGCTGTCTAATGTGCATTTCCCTGCTCTCGGCACGGTTCCTACTCCTGCTCCCACCAACTGACACTTCACACGCTCAACGATTTTTGATTTGGCAGCTCGTTTGCCAaaatgcagcagcaacaaaaactgaaactgaaacgaTTCAGCCAGCCGCCATGCCACGTCGCTCGCTTAGCGCATTTGCAAGTGATTTTATGCATATTTCATGGCATACTTTTGCTCGCTATTAGTAGCTTCGAGAGCAGCCTCAGCCCGGAGTGGAGTTCCCCGGGCGGGGATTTTCATTTATTATGACGACTATTTTGGCCCGAACTGAAAGCCTTTCAATGGGGCGACTGGCAAATTGCGTGGCAGCGCAGCGACTAGGCCATCATCGTTATTATCGAAACTTTGAAGTATTTCCAACTCGATTACCATAACCCAACTAAGAATCGTAATCAAATTTACCCATTTGACACTAAACTTTGCGCAGAACGGCGTAGAACGGGGTTGGGGTTGTTTACGCAGAGTTTGCGGGGCCCTAAATTGAGTTAGACAATTAGAAATTGTGCGTCTGCATTCAATATGCCCTCAGGCATCCCATAAACTTTGGCCTATTTCCATTCCGGCTAGGGTCTCGACATTTCTAAAGGCAGCAGCCTCAGAGCCAGATCTTCGCAATGCACTTTCAATCCGGGCCATAAGAGCATGCTTCTGCATAAAGCGCTCTGGTCCCGAAAATACCCATGGCCATAACCGAGTTAAGACCGCAAATGCTTTGCCAATGAGACTGAACCGAAATGTTGCTGGTTCTGACTTTGTCTCGCTTCCGACTTTTTATGCAAGCGATATACAGTGAGTGCACACACATTTTCCCAGACATATCGAAGGAAATATGGAGGGATGTGGGGCATCACGTAGAATTTTAAAGCATACATGTTGTGGTAGCTATAGCAGCCAATGTATTAGTATGGGCAAAGCTCATTAAGCTGCCAGTCCTGGGACTTTGGTGAGGCTTTGCCAGTGAGTCTCGACTCTATCTAGTAAAAATGCGCTTGACTTGGGTCCATGCAAAGCCAAGCAAATAGGCCAtaaattcatattttattgTCTTGGCCAACACTCCCCACTGGCAATGCCGATGCCTGTGTCTTCCCCTCGGTCCACGAACAGTCTAAACTCTTGCCAAACATTCGAGAGCTGCATGCACATACTTTGGGGCTTGACTCGGGCCAAAGGAGTCGGGCTGGAAGGAATGGGAGTGTGTTTGTTGACAATAGACTTTTGGCATTATGTGCATTATGTGATTGCATTCTCGCAGGTGCCTGGCCAAAATGCCAAAGAACACATCCCAGGCATATTCACACTCTGCACAAATCAATTTGCAGTACTAAACACGGCCTTTCCCGAAGAGCGTTCTACTTAAAAACCAATCCCAGAGATGTCGCTGTGGGCTCTTTCATTCCATGGCTAATAAATAATCCAAAAATTGATTAATATCAATTTGGAAAATGCATTAAATCTAAAACAGGCCATCAATTAAAGCCACGAGAGCGTCGTATGTGGCTGCCCGTGTCTACTTACCTAATTTCTATGCACAATTCATATATCATTTATGTACGCACATGTGTATATGCGTTTATCTCCCTCCTTTATGCCTCCCCGAGGCATTTCACATGGACAAAAGGCTTTAAAATGCCGATTTCGCTTTAACAAAACCGGGCTGGCTCGAAAAGCGTGCCGCAGATAATGcaatttgattatttttgcactatcaactaattaaaattatggaaaatataataattactCCCCCGCTTCGA
Encoded here:
- the LOC119554510 gene encoding uncharacterized protein LOC119554510 encodes the protein MEITVPPEDAHWSLKFVDIWKPFPQQIVANATYKVIRFFYPPFAVEAVNVTHVVSDPELNGLNVALLLGFPLFLAGIGYGVYKYVLRVNRVVRKAPARLDELEARMKAKYGPEYKQGIWKRRDIPEPFLDLKSPCEPVVQSKHDLETKSSNVFVDTHWLPESIENFINADTSEENSKANVTFKEEVEYRFFDGSSRVALHSDLVEQIIRTVKESSAVKRKGAKTPPRA